CTGTGGATGCGGTGGTGGTTGCGGTTGCGGTTGCTATGGCGGCGAGGGCGACGGTAATGTGAACGTCTGCGGTGAACTGCCCGTGTGTGGTGAAACCTGTGTCTGTGGTCGCGTGCCCATCTGCGGTAGTGTTTGCTACGGGGGTCCTGCCTGTGCTAGTGGTTGTGTCTCTATCTGCGGACGTTGCTGCGGATGCGGgtgcggctgtggaggctgcggtggatgcggatgtggctgtggaggctgcggtggatgcggatgtggctgtggaggctgcggtggatgcggatgcggaCGTAGATGTTGTTGCTGCTAAAAAACACActgagttatttattattgaaagaatCAATAAAATCCAGATTCAATAATAATTCTGATTGTGTTTTCAATACCATAATTGTATTTTGCTTAAGTTTGAAAACTATCAtctttgtgtaataaaaaagatcTGAATagaattttcaataaaagagAGTTCATAATTCGTCTATTTTCATTAGATCTATTATCTTGGCATCTTGGCAAAGCGATAATAGCGATTTTGAAACTCCGGATGCAgctaatatgtatgtacatgtagAATTACATAACAAAAgttcacgaacgacttctaCTGTGAAAGAATGAGATCGTGTAATAAGCATGAAACACACAAAAAACTGTACATTTGCTTAATTTTTGGGCGGATGTATTCTCAACGCGCAGCTCAGCATAATGATATTGGAGCAGTAGCCGTCAATGTCCACTGTGATGCTCATGGACTTGGTATTCGACAAACAGTTCGACGAAGGCTAAGAAGCCCGTTGCACTTGTAGAAGAAATGAGATATAGTGagtagagagagagaagagtagAGAGAGTAATAAATATGACATTcatgaaaaactatattttcgtaattaaatattattaattattataggtaGCATCATTCTACTAACATTGTGCCACGAAGTAGCTACGCACTCCGGTGTGAGAGGGGGAACAGTCAGTCAATACAATACAGTTGAGACTCgagtctcaaagtgggcagccGCAATAAGAAACGGCAAATCTGTATAATAGATAGCTTCCTCACATTAAAAAGCAAGGATCTCATCGCAAAGGGCCTTTAACTCAAAAGGACCGACCGGTCATCCTTCTTGGAGATACGGCGGACCtggtcttaaataaaaacgaatccCTGTTGGTGCTTTATGAGAGGGATACAAACACGTTAATGCGACTGTTAGCCCCGGGACGCTTATTCACACGGTCACCAAGGAATACTCAAATATCTTCCGACTTCCTAATTCCACtttctatattattttgttgtcaACCACTGTCTCTATTTCTTGACAAACTTGAAATGATGTCCTTTATATTAGGCAACTGCAGTATTTGTTACGTGCTAAAGCTTCTATAGTTGGGAAGAGGTATAATTTTAGATTAGTAAACAATTGGTTTATATCGCACCATTTCTAGAAAAAGGAGGCAAATTAAAAACTCGAATTTTGCAGGAACGTAAAAAAACTCTTTCGTTTAGAAATGCTAAATCATAGCTGAAAATGTTCGAGACTTCACGGATAAAATTAAGCTGCAGATACGTCtataattgatttaaaacaatattgattagttttcgaaataatttattttgatatcaATCTGTTACGTCTTTAATCCCAGTCATGATAATATGACATTTAGAAATAAGCAAAGTAACCGCTTTGTTGCAGTTCACAGGGATCATATCTTCATAATTTTACTTACGTATTTCTTGCCGACATAATTTACCtaaagtatgtatgtgtataaaaaaaatacgccatTGTTCCGgaagaattaaaatattaataatcatAGTAAATAATCAATTTCATGTGTAGACAATAGgttctattcttcttcttcgttgTTACACTTTTGGCAGACTGGTTGTGGTCGCCATGCTGTCAGTAACGAGATTAACAACCCAGCGCCACTCCTCCCTTCCGGCTGCGCGTCTGGTGCTTACGTGAAGAGACAATCCATTGCAGCTTTGACCTGGTCATTCCACCTTGTGGGAGAATCTCTGAAAAACCACCTATAATCGCTGAAAAACCCCCAAAATCCCTGACGCGCTACACCACGGCGTCGGTCCCATCAGTACGCTAACAATAAACATACTGTATACGTATTCTGTAAGACTTTTTAGTCTATCTTTGTACGATAGACCCACAGGCTGCATGTGTAAAAAACTGACAATTTCTCTGAAGAGTGTCGTCTTCACTTGTGCGGTAAAAGGTGCACTGCGAGCCAGTATATTAGCGCTAACCGACCACCGTCTGCGCTCTATTCCGTTGTCAACGTCATCTGTGAGCATCAAAGACTTTAATGTCCCAAATATTTAAAAGCAGATACTACTTTAAGAGCACATCCGTTTGGAGCTACATAATATTGAATAATGTATGTTTTGATCGGATTTCAATTCTGATTGATCGGTCTGATTGATCTGGACATAgccattggggaaggcctatgtccagcagtgggtagataaaggctgatgatgatgatgatgatggtctgATTAATGGGCTTGGCAGAACCAtatcatttatattaatttatataagtaatgttgtttataaaaacttaattagCCGAACAACCGGCACTGCTGGGCTGATCCAAATAGAAGTTGAAGAGGTTCAATGATGTTAGCCCGCCCCGCCTGACACCACACTGCAATATGTATACATCCAAAAGCGACTCCGACCATATGACCACATTATCCTGATTCCCGTACCAGTATTTAAGTAGTGAAATAGGTTCTACTGGAAGGTCGACCATTCGACCACTTTCGCCAAAGCTTGTCATACACCACCAGAACAAAGTATTAGGTGAGTTTAAGAAACAAGCCTGGACAGACGTATTTTCAACGGTGTGTTGGAGATTCAGTATAGCTGCCTCAGGCAATAGCCCAGGTCTAAACTCAAACTGAGCGTCATACAACTTTACATGTTGACGCAATTGGGTCTCAATTATACTGACCAACACCTTGGCAATTATCATTGCGAGTGATATGGGTCTATAGTTGATGACCACAAACGATGCATCTTCTGTGGTCATCGAGATCCTATCAGTTTTCATTAGAGCGTCAGGCACGCAATAGTGGCTGAAACAAAGGATAAAAAAGTCCCAAACTCCATTGTCTGGTACGGAGCATTGCTGCTCGGCTTTAGGC
This Bombyx mori chromosome 2, ASM3026992v2 DNA region includes the following protein-coding sequences:
- the LOC119629681 gene encoding chorion class high-cysteine HCA protein 12-like, with translation MFTFALLLLCVQGCLIKNAYGQCCGCGCGGGCGCGCYGGEGDGNVNVCGELPVCGETCVCGRVPICGSVCYGGPACASGCVSICGRCCGCGCGCGGCGGCGCGCGGCGGCGCGCGGCGGCGCGRRCCCC